One genomic window of Candidatus Pseudobacter hemicellulosilyticus includes the following:
- a CDS encoding aspartate kinase has translation MKIMKFGGTSVGKPERMHQVAQLITKDPEPTIVVLSALSGTTNALVSIGDAMAAGNREEAKAQIDKLEAHYQSFIKELVKSDAGLQKAKQIVAEHFEFLNIILKISFSEALSKDILAQGELLSTKLFSVYLTENGVDHALLPALEFMSIDIQDEPQLSSIRPKLQHQLDLHKDKRLFITQGYICRNARGEVDNLKRGGSDYTASLVAAACNASVCEIWTDIDGMHNNDPRVVKKTLPIEQLSFEEAAELAYFGAKILHPTCIWPAQQQKVPVKLLNTMQPEAHGTVIMQEAGSVGAKAVAAKDGIIAINIKSSRMLLAFGFLRKIFEVFEKYRTPIDMITTSEVAVSVTIDSAAQLQAIVKELEPFGTIEVEDNHTIISVVGNEIAETPNVLHKLFEALTPIPVRMVSYGGSRHNVSILVPSSYKTQTLQLLNKGMFNLE, from the coding sequence ATGAAAATTATGAAGTTCGGCGGCACGTCCGTAGGCAAGCCGGAACGTATGCACCAGGTGGCCCAACTGATCACCAAAGATCCGGAACCCACAATTGTTGTATTGAGCGCCCTTAGCGGTACCACCAATGCGCTGGTCTCCATTGGAGACGCCATGGCTGCCGGTAACCGTGAGGAAGCCAAGGCACAGATCGATAAGCTGGAAGCCCATTACCAGTCGTTCATCAAGGAACTGGTCAAGTCTGATGCCGGTCTGCAAAAGGCGAAGCAAATTGTAGCTGAACACTTTGAATTTCTCAATATCATCCTGAAGATCTCCTTCAGTGAAGCGCTGAGCAAGGATATCCTGGCCCAGGGTGAACTGTTGTCTACCAAGCTCTTCAGTGTATACCTGACCGAAAATGGCGTGGACCATGCCCTGCTGCCCGCCCTGGAATTCATGAGCATTGATATCCAGGATGAACCGCAGCTCAGCAGCATCCGTCCCAAACTGCAGCACCAGCTGGACCTGCATAAGGATAAAAGATTATTCATCACCCAGGGATATATCTGTCGCAACGCCCGTGGCGAAGTGGACAACCTGAAAAGGGGTGGCAGTGATTATACGGCATCCCTGGTGGCGGCCGCCTGCAATGCTTCCGTGTGCGAGATCTGGACGGATATTGACGGCATGCACAACAATGACCCCCGTGTGGTGAAAAAGACGTTGCCCATTGAACAGCTCAGCTTTGAAGAAGCTGCCGAGCTGGCCTATTTTGGCGCCAAGATCCTGCACCCCACCTGTATCTGGCCTGCCCAGCAGCAGAAAGTGCCGGTAAAACTGCTCAATACCATGCAGCCTGAGGCGCACGGTACCGTTATCATGCAGGAAGCTGGCTCCGTAGGCGCCAAAGCCGTGGCCGCCAAGGATGGTATTATTGCCATCAATATCAAGAGCAGCCGCATGCTCCTGGCCTTCGGTTTCCTCCGTAAGATCTTCGAGGTATTTGAAAAATACCGCACGCCGATAGATATGATCACCACTTCCGAAGTGGCTGTTTCTGTTACCATTGACAGTGCCGCACAGCTTCAGGCCATTGTGAAAGAACTGGAACCCTTCGGAACAATTGAGGTGGAAGATAACCACACTATCATTTCTGTGGTAGGCAACGAAATTGCTGAAACACCCAATGTCCTGCATAAATTATTCGAAGCTTTGACTCCAATACCTGTGAGAATGGTTAGTTATGGTGGTAGCCGGCACAACGTGAGCATCCTGGTGCCGTCATCGTACAAAACGCAGACCTTGCAGTTGTTGAATAAGGGAATGTTTAATCTGGAGTAA
- a CDS encoding glycosyltransferase has product MSKQKIRILETIRQGQVGGGESHLLSLVENLDRDRYEPVVLSFTEGPMVDRLKSMGIQTQVIFTEKPFDISKWGKVKQFIRSNRISLVHAHGTRANSNVFWATKQLGLPLVYTVHGWSFHDDQQPLIRKVRVMGEKLLTRRSDVNISVSASNQQTGKKYFSSFQSTVINNGIDLRKFDPARSFANIRQELNIPADSTLVLFVARFIHQKQPLKLIAAFIKALAQRPDLRLLMVGDGDQKAQAQQMVEQAGITGKVIFQPFRADVPDVLAAADIFVLPSLWEGLPIGLLEAMAMGKAIIGTQVDGTSEVIRAGQNGLLIPTANLEEDLAAAILQLAADPAARQQLGQQARATISSGYSAANMTHEIETIYERLLTQYAK; this is encoded by the coding sequence ATGAGCAAACAGAAAATACGGATACTGGAAACCATCCGCCAGGGTCAGGTAGGTGGCGGCGAAAGCCATTTGCTGAGCCTGGTGGAGAACCTGGACAGGGACCGGTATGAGCCTGTGGTATTATCCTTCACCGAAGGGCCCATGGTTGACCGCCTTAAAAGCATGGGCATCCAGACCCAGGTGATCTTTACCGAAAAACCCTTTGATATCAGCAAATGGGGAAAGGTAAAGCAGTTCATCCGCAGTAACCGTATTTCACTGGTCCATGCCCATGGCACCCGCGCCAACAGCAACGTGTTCTGGGCCACCAAACAACTGGGCCTGCCACTGGTCTATACCGTCCATGGCTGGTCCTTTCATGATGATCAGCAGCCCCTGATCCGGAAGGTCCGGGTCATGGGCGAAAAGCTGCTCACCCGCCGCTCCGACGTCAATATCTCCGTGTCCGCTTCCAACCAGCAGACCGGTAAAAAATATTTCTCCAGCTTTCAGTCTACCGTGATCAATAACGGGATCGATCTCCGCAAATTTGATCCCGCCCGTTCCTTTGCCAATATCCGGCAGGAGCTGAACATCCCGGCTGACAGCACCCTGGTGCTGTTTGTAGCGCGCTTTATTCACCAGAAGCAGCCGCTGAAGCTGATTGCCGCCTTTATCAAAGCCCTGGCGCAAAGGCCGGACCTCCGCCTCCTGATGGTGGGTGATGGCGATCAGAAAGCCCAGGCCCAGCAAATGGTGGAGCAGGCCGGCATCACCGGTAAGGTGATCTTCCAGCCCTTCCGTGCGGACGTTCCGGACGTGCTGGCCGCCGCCGATATTTTTGTCCTCCCCTCGCTCTGGGAAGGCCTGCCCATCGGGCTGCTGGAAGCCATGGCCATGGGTAAAGCCATCATCGGCACCCAGGTGGACGGCACTTCTGAAGTGATCCGGGCCGGACAGAACGGCCTGCTGATCCCTACGGCCAACCTGGAAGAAGACCTGGCCGCCGCCATCCTGCAACTGGCCGCCGATCCCGCCGCCCGGCAGCAGCTGGGCCAGCAGGCCCGCGCTACTATCAGCAGCGGCTACAGCGCCGCCAATATGACCCATGAAATAGAGACCATCTATGAACGGCTGCTGACGCAGTATGCAAAATAA
- a CDS encoding Ldh family oxidoreductase gives MSSEVFSYEELLQFTQSVFRSIGCPDADAETAAKVLLSADLRGVDSHGVARLTGYVRLWEAKRVNARPQLRVIHETPSTAVVDGDSGLGLVVAPYAMQVAIDKARQVGTGWVSVQNSNHFGIAGYHAMMALAQDMIGISMTNASALVAPTFSAERLLGTNPICVAIPAGGQPPFVADLATTTAANGKLEILQRKNLEAPLGWVQDKEGQPTTNAHELKTGGALLPLGGDREHGSHKGYALGAVVDIFSAVLSGANYGPWVPPFPAYVPMPENMPGNGIGHFFGAMRVDAFRPAEDFKQHMDKWITRFRSARPVAGEEAVLIPGDPEREMEAVRIRQGIPLLGAVVTDLQQLAQKLELPFPTH, from the coding sequence ATGTCGTCCGAAGTATTCTCTTATGAAGAACTGTTACAGTTCACCCAATCCGTTTTCCGCAGCATCGGCTGTCCCGATGCCGATGCGGAAACAGCCGCCAAAGTTTTATTGTCTGCCGATCTCCGGGGTGTGGACTCCCACGGCGTAGCCCGCCTGACGGGATACGTGCGTCTCTGGGAAGCCAAAAGGGTCAATGCCCGCCCACAGCTCCGCGTCATCCATGAAACGCCTTCCACGGCCGTAGTGGACGGGGACAGCGGACTGGGACTGGTGGTGGCGCCCTATGCTATGCAGGTGGCCATCGACAAGGCCCGGCAGGTAGGCACTGGCTGGGTGAGCGTACAGAACAGCAACCACTTCGGCATTGCCGGCTATCATGCTATGATGGCCCTGGCCCAGGACATGATCGGGATCTCCATGACCAATGCCAGCGCCCTGGTAGCGCCCACCTTCTCGGCGGAGCGTTTGCTGGGCACCAATCCCATCTGTGTGGCTATCCCGGCAGGCGGGCAGCCGCCTTTTGTGGCCGACCTGGCCACCACCACAGCCGCCAATGGCAAGCTGGAGATCCTGCAACGTAAGAACCTGGAAGCCCCGCTGGGCTGGGTGCAGGATAAAGAAGGCCAGCCCACCACCAATGCCCATGAGCTGAAGACCGGCGGTGCGTTGCTGCCCCTGGGCGGCGACCGGGAACACGGCAGCCACAAAGGCTATGCATTAGGGGCAGTAGTGGATATCTTCTCAGCCGTCCTCAGCGGCGCCAATTACGGCCCCTGGGTACCGCCTTTCCCCGCCTATGTGCCCATGCCTGAAAATATGCCCGGTAATGGCATCGGCCATTTCTTCGGCGCCATGCGGGTGGACGCCTTCCGGCCTGCCGAAGACTTCAAACAGCATATGGACAAATGGATCACCCGCTTCCGCAGCGCCCGCCCCGTGGCCGGTGAGGAAGCCGTCCTGATCCCCGGCGATCCGGAAAGGGAAATGGAGGCTGTACGCATCCGGCAGGGTATACCGCTGCTGGGCGCGGTGGTCACGGACCTGCAGCAGCTGGCGCAGAAGCTGGAACTGCCTTTCCCAACACATTGA
- a CDS encoding carboxypeptidase-like regulatory domain-containing protein yields the protein MKYIYLFLCLTVSSVSLGQSVKNISGLVTSAGTGLPLPNVSVFLNGTSKGTMTDSDGHYRLQDLPYGAYELVFSSVGYTTRVHQFTAADLPLNLDMELSPKPMELETVTVSPFLKDGWRIWGRFFRENFIGNSKAAENCVIKNYKVLRFRHNKAAKTLEVYADEPLIIENKVLGYRIQYQLEMFVHNWNTRSQLFWGYTLFEDLTAGQKKPPARLLQRRQEVYRGSLMHFMRSLYADRLKKEGFEVQRMRKAPDPAHPGDSLSVVSRPFMTADSLLVTRNDSSKVLFFQDYLQVTAINSREETEYLHYIKQGRKPWFQRSVLSLLEEQPVTIQRNGGYQPPQNLILSEYWGWSEKVAHLLPWDYREPAVLP from the coding sequence ATGAAGTATATCTACCTTTTTCTATGCCTGACTGTGTCATCGGTCAGCCTGGGGCAGTCTGTGAAAAACATTTCCGGGTTGGTGACCAGTGCAGGTACGGGTTTGCCCCTTCCTAACGTGAGTGTGTTCCTCAATGGTACATCCAAAGGGACCATGACGGATTCGGACGGGCATTACCGTTTACAGGACCTTCCGTACGGTGCCTACGAGCTGGTGTTCTCTTCCGTAGGGTATACCACCCGGGTACACCAGTTTACCGCGGCCGATCTGCCGCTGAACCTGGACATGGAATTATCCCCCAAACCCATGGAGCTGGAAACGGTGACGGTATCGCCGTTCCTGAAAGACGGCTGGCGGATCTGGGGCCGTTTTTTCCGGGAGAACTTCATTGGCAATTCCAAGGCCGCAGAAAACTGCGTGATCAAAAATTATAAAGTCCTCCGCTTCCGTCATAACAAGGCTGCTAAAACACTGGAAGTGTATGCAGACGAGCCCCTGATCATTGAGAACAAGGTCCTGGGCTACCGGATCCAGTACCAGCTGGAAATGTTTGTGCATAACTGGAATACCCGCTCCCAGCTGTTCTGGGGATATACCCTGTTTGAGGACCTGACGGCCGGCCAGAAAAAGCCGCCCGCCCGCCTGCTGCAACGGCGGCAGGAAGTATACCGCGGCTCGCTGATGCATTTTATGCGCAGCCTCTATGCCGACCGGTTAAAGAAGGAAGGGTTTGAAGTACAGCGGATGCGCAAGGCGCCGGACCCTGCCCACCCGGGGGATTCATTGTCGGTGGTGAGTCGTCCCTTCATGACGGCCGATAGCTTACTGGTCACGCGGAATGATTCTTCCAAAGTCCTTTTCTTCCAGGATTACTTACAGGTCACAGCCATCAATTCCAGGGAGGAAACAGAATACCTGCACTATATCAAACAAGGCCGCAAGCCCTGGTTCCAGCGCTCGGTGCTGTCCCTGCTGGAAGAGCAGCCGGTGACCATCCAGCGCAATGGCGGCTACCAGCCGCCGCAGAACCTGATCCTCTCAGAATACTGGGGCTGGAGCGAAAAAGTTGCTCATCTATTGCCCTGGGATTACCGGGAGCCGGCTGTGCTGCCATAA
- the queA gene encoding tRNA preQ1(34) S-adenosylmethionine ribosyltransferase-isomerase QueA → MKLSQFRFDLPLNLIAQHPTKKREDARLMVVHRQTGNIENKYFRDIMDYFDDKDVFVVNNTKVFPARMYGRKEKTGAKIEVFLLRELNKPNRLWDVIVDPARKIRVGNKLYFGENDELVAEVIDNTTSRGRTIRFLWDGTDEEFRQMLEFLGETPLPKYIKRKPEAEDKERYQTVYAKHEGAVAAPTAGLHFSIELIKRLEIKGIRFAEVTLHTGLGTFRPIEVEDLSKHKMDAEYYRIEDNACKVVNKAIQGGNRICSVGTTTMRAIESSYTAEKLLKPSEGWTNIFIHPPYQFNIADALVTNLHLPKTSLLIMTCAFAGYDLAMEAYKKAIKDKYRFFSYGDAMLVI, encoded by the coding sequence ATGAAACTTTCACAGTTCAGATTCGATCTTCCTCTCAATCTTATTGCCCAGCACCCTACAAAGAAACGTGAAGATGCACGCCTGATGGTTGTTCACCGTCAGACCGGTAACATCGAGAACAAGTATTTCCGTGATATCATGGATTACTTTGACGATAAGGACGTTTTTGTAGTCAACAATACCAAGGTATTCCCGGCCCGTATGTATGGCCGCAAGGAAAAGACCGGCGCCAAGATCGAGGTATTCCTGCTCCGCGAACTGAACAAGCCCAACCGTCTCTGGGACGTGATCGTTGATCCCGCCCGTAAGATCCGGGTAGGTAACAAACTCTATTTTGGGGAAAATGACGAGCTGGTAGCAGAAGTGATAGACAACACCACTTCCCGCGGCCGTACCATCCGCTTCCTCTGGGATGGCACCGATGAAGAGTTCCGCCAGATGCTGGAATTCCTGGGTGAAACACCCCTGCCCAAATACATCAAACGCAAACCCGAAGCAGAAGATAAAGAAAGGTACCAGACTGTTTACGCCAAACATGAAGGTGCTGTAGCAGCGCCCACTGCCGGTCTCCACTTCAGCATTGAGCTGATCAAAAGGCTGGAGATCAAAGGCATCCGCTTTGCCGAAGTAACGCTGCATACCGGTCTCGGTACTTTCCGCCCCATTGAGGTGGAAGACCTCAGCAAACACAAGATGGATGCTGAATACTACCGGATAGAAGACAATGCCTGCAAAGTGGTGAACAAAGCCATCCAGGGCGGCAACAGGATCTGCTCCGTTGGCACCACTACCATGCGCGCCATTGAGTCCTCCTATACCGCCGAGAAACTGCTGAAACCTTCCGAAGGCTGGACCAATATTTTCATCCACCCGCCTTACCAGTTCAATATTGCAGATGCCCTGGTGACCAACCTGCACCTGCCCAAGACCAGCCTGCTGATCATGACCTGCGCTTTTGCCGGTTACGACCTGGCCATGGAAGCCTATAAAAAAGCGATCAAGGACAAATACCGTTTCTTCAGCTACGGCGACGCCATGCTGGTAATCTAA
- a CDS encoding alpha/beta hydrolase, whose translation MKQFLFLLALAGLSSPLSAQTTIPLYDHIPNSLPGANEERSQTDANGITRISAISQPTLEIYLPPKEKATGTAVVIIPGGGYSIVAYSHEGTDVAKKFNEMGIAAFVLKYRLPEDKLMPDRSIGPVQDAQRAIQLVRERAAEWQVNPEKVGIMGFSAGGHLASTAGTHFTHHYIEVPKKTNLRPDFMLLIYPVISFRDSITHMGSRNRLIGEHPAAEKIKAFSNDEQVTRQTPPTFLVHARDDKAVPVANSERFYAALQKHKIPAQLYLYEQGGHGFGMNNKTSEVKWMELVQTWLKEQRFL comes from the coding sequence ATGAAACAGTTCCTTTTCCTGCTTGCACTGGCTGGTCTTTCCAGCCCGCTCTCCGCCCAGACCACCATCCCATTGTACGATCATATTCCCAACTCCCTTCCTGGCGCTAACGAAGAACGTTCCCAGACGGACGCCAATGGCATCACCCGTATCTCCGCCATCAGCCAGCCCACCCTGGAGATCTACCTGCCGCCCAAAGAAAAAGCCACCGGTACTGCCGTGGTGATCATTCCCGGTGGCGGCTATTCCATTGTAGCTTATTCTCATGAGGGCACCGATGTAGCTAAAAAATTCAATGAAATGGGCATCGCCGCCTTTGTGCTGAAGTACCGGCTGCCGGAAGATAAGCTCATGCCCGATCGCTCCATCGGTCCTGTTCAGGACGCCCAGCGCGCTATCCAGCTGGTCCGGGAACGCGCCGCCGAATGGCAGGTAAACCCTGAAAAAGTAGGTATCATGGGCTTCTCCGCCGGTGGTCACCTGGCTTCTACCGCCGGCACCCATTTCACCCATCATTATATTGAGGTTCCGAAGAAGACCAATCTGCGGCCCGACTTTATGCTGCTCATCTATCCCGTGATCAGTTTCCGGGACAGCATCACCCATATGGGCTCCCGCAACCGCCTGATCGGCGAACACCCGGCAGCTGAAAAGATCAAAGCATTTTCCAATGATGAGCAGGTCACCCGCCAGACACCACCCACTTTCCTGGTGCATGCCCGGGACGATAAAGCCGTGCCTGTAGCCAACAGTGAACGGTTTTATGCCGCCCTGCAAAAGCATAAGATACCGGCACAGCTCTACCTGTATGAACAGGGCGGCCATGGCTTTGGTATGAACAATAAGACCAGCGAAGTGAAATGGATGGAACTGGTTCAGACCTGGCTGAAGGAACAGCGCTTCCTGTAA